The DNA window aataataaaaatttgcTAATTCTCTCCAGATAAAGTACATCCTCGACATCATGATGGAATTattcaaatcaaacatttaaaatctgaaaAGGTCTCGAACTACTTACCTTCTCCTGGTCAGCACACTGCTGAAGAAACTCATGTAGTTCAGCTTTCATGTCATTGAACTCTGAAACCACCAGAACCAGAATGAAACCACCATGCATTTTTGTTCTGAACACATACTAACAAAACCATGGTCCACATAGGAAGATTTTCCAACAAAATTACTATATAATGGCTTGTTTAAACAGATTGAATTAGGTGATCAAAGTAGCAAACTACTTCCTTTAGATCACAATGTTTATGCGCTCTCCTTACGGTAAATAAGCTCCAGCTGCTGGACCCGGTCCAGGGAGCTGAGGCAGGTCAGGAGCAGGTCTTCTCCCAACAGCGCCCGTGTCCTGCCCTTGTTCTCATATGCCAGAACAGTGTCTGTCTCGTCCAGCAGGAACTGAACACCTGCCTCTACATACACTCTCTGAATAAGACGTTTCAGATCAAAAAGTGGAAGGATATGGCAAAATCATGATTTTATTATAGATTCAAATTAGAAACAGAATACTTTTCTTAAACTTAGCTTCCAACTCATTTAATAAGACTTAATTTTGATGTCAACAAGCCACAATTTCCTAGCAATCTAAAGGGACAGTGATACTCTTATATTGAAAGTGTCTTAAATGGATTTCTGCATTAGCTTTAAATGGGTACAACAACCTACCTTGCAGCGTGTGCAATTGCAAAGCTCACTGCGCCAAGAGTAGGGCCAAAACACTGCACCCACCCCGGCTCTCACCGAGCCTTTGTCCTTAAGCTCCTGTAGTTTACAAGGTGCAATATCAAACTGGCACGTAGCAGGGtgcctctccatctcttcatGTGTCCTCTTATGACTTTCAGCTTTAATTCCATTAGTAATAAGCTGCTAAAgcaagaatacattttaatgtttagatCCCAAGTTCAATGCTAGGGGGAGGTTTCAACTCCCATGTCACATGTATGCCAAGCCTTTATTTGTACAGTAATTTCTGTATTAGAAATAACTTTAGTTTACACATTTTGCACCCTCTGCTGGCAAAAGAAACAACTAGCAGAGAATAGATTTGTAATGTATGGAAATACTCAGGATACTTTCCCCAAGATAAGTTTGATTGTTGAAGAAAGCTTCATAATACTTTTACTTGTTCAACTGCCTCTACACAATGCCACAAAACCGTAAGCAGTGGCAGAGTGTGCAGCGATGCCACAGCTCTATTGTCTTACACTTTCTCTATACACTGGCCGATTTCTCACCCTTGCTTCCTTTTGAAAGCCTTGGCTTGTGGAGGCCTCGTCTAGCACCGTCCTGCATGGATGCAGTGTTGCTTTCTTCCCTTCACCCTTCACCACATTCATATCCTCATCCTCTTTACAATGGCTCATGTGGCTTACAGGAGGAACTATAAAAAACACTCATTAGTGAagtctccaaaaaaaaacaaaaaaaaacccacacacctctGATTCTACACGTGCACAAATGTATGCGAGAACGCATTTTACCCACATGCAAAGTAAGAGGCATAAGTCCAGAGGAACGGAGCTCTGTTCATACAGCTCTCACACACCATTTCTAGTAACTCCTCTGACTCCATTACTGCACAGCCTaggtgctgagagagagactcaaatATGACACGTACACTGAAAGAATAAATTGCACTGCACACACCATTAACATAACAAAAAGAAATCATATTGATTGTACAACTGCCTACCTTTGTGTGATACCAGTCTTCGCACACAACACACTGAATCATTTCTTCACCAACCTTCCACCGCAAgtacagagagaaaacatttggaGACCAGAAACAATAACAGATAAGTTAACAATGGACCACCTTCACACATTAAAGATACTCACTAAAAGTGACTGAcctttttgtatattttaaaaatagcaatgGGCTCCAATTCAGAAGTTCACCAAGCACTGAACTGTGACTGCTCTAGAACGGTCATGCTCCATAcctgatcatcatcatcagggtAAGGTCTGTCACAGGAGCAGTAGCGACCAAAGAAATTGTGATTATAAAGGTTCTTGATGTTCTGAATATCTTTTTCCTATGAATATTCAataagacacagacacaacaaatgagccaattataataaTGCCATTATGTGTAAGATTTAAGTTCTATAGAGCACTTTTACAACTAAAGTGCATACTTTTCATAGGCAAAAAGATCAACATTGTACATACCGAAACACCctacatttgtaaaatattcatataaatagCTTTATTTCTATCATAATTCACCACTCCAAACATTACTTATGTGTAAATTAGAATGTAATGgtgtgggagaaaaaaaatgcattcattcatttctggaAGCCTAATTAACATTAGACTGACATTAGACAGATGTATTTTTCTGTAGAGACTGAAATGGCCACAATAAACGTACAGGATtcaatttgcatttaaatgagcCAAATGTCCTGTTCCCACAATCACAGCGAAAGTTCCTgcaaaggagaggaaaaaaagatggaaaaattgGCCTAATTGTCAAAGCAACAAATTATCTAAAgaaaactttaattttattaGCAAATAGCAGCTTTAGGTCAACACACGGGTAATATCACAGCCCTACAAAGAGAGGTCTTGGTTGTGCTTTAGTCTACTACCAGTCTATACCTTTTAGTGTACAGTTCAAAGACATCATGTCCATCATGACAGTTGTTAGCACAGGCGAGGCAGACTCCAGCTGGCGCCATTCTTTCAGTTGTACAAGTATTACAAGCAAAAACAGCCTGTCTTTTAACATATCCCtgcaatacaaaacaaacacaactgaTACATGCACTGACTAACACTGAATCCACAATCTTAAGGACAAAAATTTCAGTACCTTCATAGTTACTATTGTTCTACAGAGTCCCTGAGAGGCCActgaagaaatattttattttgtgggCATGATGTGCCATTGTAGGTCAACATGTACCAAGGTCAAAactataatttaaatgtttagaatagtttacttgaaatattttcaaatgctGATTTCAATTTTGGATATAGCATATTCTTTGAATCTATGGTTAGGGTTCCAACAATTACAATTACTTGTTTGGCGAACATGACCAAAACCTGTTTGGTGAGTGTTAAAATTATGCATTGGCCTACTGGTTAGAGGAAAATATAAGCAAGTCTCTAACACTTCCGAAATAGTACTGCATCTGGgattatatttcacatataatAATACTGTAACGCTACACTTTAATGTCTAATTGTGCATTTATCCTGGTTTCTCACTTGATGCTtagcaaataagaaaaatataagCAATAGTCAAGTGCATCCTCCAAATGCATTTCAGCTATTTTGTGATTAAGTGAATCAAAACGACTGCACAATGATTCACTCGAAACCTCGTAATAAAAAGGTGCGCCAATCGAGTTCCAGTTTCATGATCTCTATTGAGTATCTCGTGACCACGCTAAACTAACT is part of the Electrophorus electricus isolate fEleEle1 chromosome 13, fEleEle1.pri, whole genome shotgun sequence genome and encodes:
- the LOC113578401 gene encoding putative E3 ubiquitin-protein ligase UBR7 isoform X1, producing the protein MAVNEGKEDTLSLVEKQEEDEIREALAVLAGSDPDNCSYPQGYVKRQAVFACNTCTTERMAPAGVCLACANNCHDGHDVFELYTKRNFRCDCGNRTFGSFKCKLNPEKDIQNIKNLYNHNFFGRYCSCDRPYPDDDDQVGEEMIQCVVCEDWYHTKHLGCAVMESEELLEMVCESCMNRAPFLWTYASYFAFPPVSHMSHCKEDEDMNVVKGEGKKATLHPCRTVLDEASTSQGFQKEARQLITNGIKAESHKRTHEEMERHPATCQFDIAPCKLQELKDKGSVRAGVGAVFWPYSWRSELCNCTRCKRVYVEAGVQFLLDETDTVLAYENKGRTRALLGEDLLLTCLSSLDRVQQLELIYQFNDMKAELHEFLQQCADQEKVVTAEAICTFFEELQSRKKRRSSPGQYYCS
- the LOC113578401 gene encoding putative E3 ubiquitin-protein ligase UBR7 isoform X2: MAVNEGKEDTLSLVEKQEEDEIREALAVLAGSDPDNCSYPQGYVKRQAVFACNTCTTERMAPAGVCLACANNCHDGHDVFELYTKRNFRCDCGNRTFGSFKCKLNPEKDIQNIKNLYNHNFFGRYCSCDRPYPDDDDQVGEEMIQCVVCEDWYHTKHLGCAVMESEELLEMVCESCMNRAPFLWTYASYFAFPPVSHMSHCKEDEDMNVVKGEGKKATLHPCRTVLDEASTSQGFQKEARLITNGIKAESHKRTHEEMERHPATCQFDIAPCKLQELKDKGSVRAGVGAVFWPYSWRSELCNCTRCKRVYVEAGVQFLLDETDTVLAYENKGRTRALLGEDLLLTCLSSLDRVQQLELIYQFNDMKAELHEFLQQCADQEKVVTAEAICTFFEELQSRKKRRSSPGQYYCS